A window of the Cicer arietinum cultivar CDC Frontier isolate Library 1 chromosome 6, Cicar.CDCFrontier_v2.0, whole genome shotgun sequence genome harbors these coding sequences:
- the LOC101497880 gene encoding vesicle-associated protein 1-2, whose protein sequence is MSSGELLQIYPQELQFPFELRKQISCSLQLSNKSDNYVAFKVKTTNPKKYCVRPNTGVVLPRSTCDIIVTMQAQKESPPDMQCKDKFLLQSVVASPGATTKDITPEMFNKESGYEVEEVKLRVVYVAPPQPPSPVREGSDEDSSPRTSVSENGHSSAVEFQASKAFNERVEQQDTSFQGRTLISKVTEERNSVIEQNKRLQQELELLRREANKSHGGIPFIYVVIVGLVGILLGFLLKRT, encoded by the exons ATGAGTTCCGGCGAACTTCTCCAGATATACCCTCAGGAGCTGCAATTTCCCT TTGAATTGAGGAAGCAGATCTCATGCTCTTTGCAGTTGTCTAATAAGTCAGATAATTATGTTGCTTTCAAG GTTAAGACTACAAATCCTAAGAAGTATTGTGTTAGGCCTAACACTGGAGTTGTGTTGCCTAGGTCTACTTGTGATATTATag TTACGATGCAAGCGCAAAAAGAGTCACCTCCTGACATGCAATGCAAAGATAAGTTTCTCCTTCAAAGCGTAGTTGCAAGCCCTGGAGCAACCACAAAAGATATCACTCCAGAAATG TTTAATAAAGAGTCCGGCTATGAGGTTGAAGAGGTCAAATTGAGAGTTGTTTATGTTGCTCCTCCTCAACCACCATCCCCAGTTCGAGAAGGATCTGATGAAGATTCGTCTCCTCGAACATCTGTATCAGAAAATGGGCATTCAAGTGCTGTGGAATTTCAG GCTTCGAAGGCGTTCAATGAACGGGTAGAACAGCAGGATACCTCATTTCAG GGAAGAACCCTTATTTCAAAGGTAACTGAGGAGAGGAATTCTGTTATTGAGCAAAATAAAAGGCTTCAACAAGAACTG GAGCTTTTGAGGCGTGAAGCGAACAAAAGCCACGGCGGTATACCCTTTATCTATGTAGTTATTGTTGGCTTGGTCGGCATCCTTTTGGGTTTCCTATTGAAGAGGACATGA